The following nucleotide sequence is from Ahniella affigens.
ATGTGGGAGCGTTCGCCCGCAATCAGATCCTCGATGCGGTCCAGGATCTCGATTTCTTGAAGGACAAGCGCGGCTATTTGGGCTGGCGTGAGGATCAGACCTCGGTGCGCAACCAGAATGCCGAGGCACTTCTCGACGCGCAGGGAAAAAGTGTACGCACCCAGGTCGATCGCGCGAAACAGTCTTTGTCTGAGCTCGACGTGACGGCACCAAACGATGGCGTTTTCAAATTGCAGACCAACTGGGATGGTAGCAAGTCGCAAGTCGGCAGCTCGCTTTGGGCGAGCGAGGACTTTGCAGAGATCCCGAATGAGTCTGCCATGTTGGTCACCTTCAGCGTGCCGCAAGCACTGGCTTCTGGAATGGCGGTCGGCATGGCAGTTGAGGCGCGGTTTGCAGGCATCAACGAAACGATTCCTCTGAAGCTCTCGCGCGTTGGCGCCAATGCGAGCACTCGTGATCGGCGCTCACCGGTGAAGTTCGTCGACCTGGATGCCGCGATCCCGGAAGCGGTAGTTAAACAACACGGACTCGCCGCCGGACAAGCCGTGCGCGCCGAGATCGTGCTCGTGGACGAGGCAAAGGCACTTTCGGTCCCGAATTTGGCCTTGGAGCAGAAAGGTGAGCAATTCTTTGTGAGGTTGGCAGGACAAACAGATCAACCCGTGCCCGTGGAAGTAGGCCGGCGCGCGCAGGCGCGAAGCGAAATCAAATCAGGAATTGCGGCTGGCGCTGTCGTTTTGTTGACTGATGTCCTAGAAACGAAGCCCGAGCCCGACGCCCCTGCCGCCGAAAAGAAGGACAAGCGCGCATGAACATGGCACTGCTGAAGGAAGCTGCACAGGAACTCGGACGGCGGAAACTGCGGACGCTGCTAACCTTGCTCGGCATGATTTTTGGCGTTGGCGCCATTGTCGCCATGCTCGCTGTTGGCGAGGGAAGCAAGCGGGAAGCCCTGAAGATGGTCGCGGAGCTTGGCTTGAACAACATCCTGGTTCGTGCCAAGGATATTGATCAAGACACCCTGAAAGATCTTCGCAATCGGAGCCTTGGCTTGACGTTGGCTGATGCGCAAGCGGCCAGCTTGGTCGTGCCGGGGGCGCAGTCGGTATCGGTCTACAAAACGGTGCTGCTGAATCAACTGACTGCTGGCAGTCGAGTCCGCGCCGATGCGGAACTGCTCGGCGTCTCAACCACCTATCTGGAACACGCGGGTCTGAGCTTGGCCGATGGCCGATGGCTGACTGACGAGGATCAACTGAACCAGGCACCAGTCGTCGTCCTGGGCGCCAAGTTGGCAGACGAGCTGTTTCCGAACGGCCAGGCAGTGGGGCAAGCACTGAAGGCCAATCACGTCTGGTTGCAAGTGGTCGGCGTGACTGCCCATCGCGACCTCGGCAAAAATGAGTTCGAGGGCGTCAAATTGGGGCTCGACGCCGAGCGCTTGTTCACACCGATTGAATCGGCGCTGCAACGCTTTAAGCTACAGCCGATGGACGATCAGATCGATCAGATCAGCCTGCAATTGGGCGAAGGCCAAGCACCCGAGGCTGCCGCAAGAGTGCTGCAGCAGTTGATATCGGACCGCCACGCCGAGGCCGATGATTACACGCTGATTGTTCCCGCAGGCCTTTACCGGCAGCAACAGCAGACGCAGCGCATCTTCACGATTGTGATGAGCTCGATTGCGGCGATCTCGCTGATTGTCGGCGGTATCGGGATCATGAACATCATGCTGGCCAACGTGCTGGAGCGTAAGCGCGAGATCGGCCTGAAGCGTGCTATTGGTGCGCGCCGTCAGGACGTGATTGATCAGTTTCTCGCGGAGTCGCTCGTGATCTCGGTCACTGGAGCACTCGCGGGGCTGCTGTTTGGCATCCTGGTGGCCTACGTGATCGCATTCCTGGCTGGCTGGACGGTGGCTTGGTCGCCGATTCTGACGTTGCTCGCCGTAGCGGTCTGTATCGCGGTCGGCGTTGCTTTTGGCGTCTACCCGGCACGTCGGGCTGCGGCTCTCGACCCGATCTCGGCACTACGCACGGATGGCTAATTGGGCGCGCGTGCCGGGCCCGGTTCCGGCACAATGGCGGTTGGATTAAGTCGCTGCCCGCATGCCTTCAAGACGCCGCTGGTTCCGCTATTTCAGCCTCACCGTGTCCGTGGCGGTGTTGCTGTTCGCTGCCGCTCGTGTATTTGAGTGGGCACCGCGTTCAGAACCAGTGTCGGCGACCCGCCTAGAGGCCTGGACGGCGCCGCCGCCAGAGCAAGGAAACGCATTTCCGGCGTTCTGGTTTGCGGGCTTTGATGTCCCCGAATCGACCCGCGCCGCCCGCCTCTTGGCTGACGCTGATCGGGCGACGAGCCTCGCAGCGCAAGGCCAAACGTTGGACGGACCCGACAATGCCGGCTCGGACGGAGCACTTCGTGCACTGCCATTACTGGATACCGAAGTGGCCTGTGCCTTTCCGGAAATGGAATGCATCGCGAAAGCGCGCACGCTGCGCCTGCCGCTTCGGGCAGAACTGAATCGGCAACGCAAAGCAGTGGACGCCGCCGACTCGCTGTTGCAGGCTGATACCGTCGCGGCACCCAGTCCTGGCTACCTGGCTCTGGGACTACGGCAATGGCCGGGCGGCGCCGCGATGCTCAATCAGATTGCCTGGGATTTTGCCGTGACCGATCCGGCCGCCGCCGAGCAGACCTTGTGCCGGCACGTGCAGCATTGGCGCAAGCTTCGGCAGGCGACGCCGCATGCCAGCGTGCGTGGCATGGCCAACACCATGATTGGACACGCCATCAGTCTGTTTGCCGAGATGCGCTCAGAACAGTCTGACGACGCACCGGTGACCGATGACTGCCGCTTGGCGTTCCAGATTCAAACTCCGGCGGAACTCAATCTGTGCCAAATCGCCGGTGGCGAGTGGCGTGTGATGGACGCCTGGCTCCGCAGTGCCAACAACTCTGCCATCACCGGTAGCCTTGCAACCCGCGCGCGCCTGCTGTGGCAACGCGGCGCCATTCAGCCCGAACATGCCTCAGCCCGGCTGGCCCGGCACTTCGAACGTACGCTGTGCGAGCGGCCGCCGGCTGCGTTGCCGGACTCGCCGTTGCAGTGCAACCTCCTCGAGCGCGCGGTGGACCCGGATGGCTGCGCCTTGATTACACAGGCGTCGACGCTGTCTGAGCGCCTATTTGCCGGCGAGGTCAATCTGGACTGGCAACTCCGGATATTGGACATCGCACTCGGCTGGTCGAAGGATGCCAACGAAGCCGAGCGCGAAACCCGCATTCGCGAGGTACTGTCGGCAGCACGGATGCCGCCGGAAACACTCGGATTCGACCTCGATCGGCGGACAATCGGCGTGCAGTGGCTGGGCGACCCGAATGGCCGCCGCTGGGAAATCTTCCTGCCTGGGACCTATGCCCCGAACCCGGCTGCCGCGGCAACACCGACTCCGTGAATCACCTGGCGCACTTCTGGCTGGCTGACGACGACCCGTTGCATCGGCTCGGCGTGGCGCTCGGCGATTTCTGGCGTGGCGGGATTCCGCCGCACTGGCCTGAGCGACTTCGGGACGGCTTGGCCTGGCATCGCGAAGTGGATCGACTGACCGATTCGCACCCGGAAAGCGTGCGCGTGCGCCAACTGTTCCAGGCCCCGCATCGACGTTTCGCGCCAATCCTTCTGGACCTGTGGTGCGATCACTGGCTCGCCCGGGAGCTCGCCGCCGACGACGATCTGCGGCTCGGCGCACTGAGCCGCGACTATTTGGCCAGCCTTGGCACTGCAATTGCCGAGATGACCGGCCAGTTGGTCTGGCCCGATCATTTTGAGCGCTTTGTCGCCTGGCTCGGGCAGGACGCAGTGCTGCCCGGCTACCGGCATCCGACCGGTATTCAACAGGCCCTGCGCGGCATCAGCCGACGCTTGTCGCGCACGAACCCCGTCGCGGACAGTTGGCCGTTACTGGTGCAACACCAGGCGGAACTTGATGAACTCGCGAGAATTTTGCTGTTTGACCTGCGTCAACATAGACAAGCCGGAACTCATGCGAGGATCAAACTGGTGTGAAGTCCGTCTGGCAGCCTGCGGGCAATCCGGTCGGCCCGCCACAAACCGCGGACCTAAGAAATTTCTTAGGTCATAATCAGATTTTTACTGAAGCTAAATTCAACTTGTTTTGCCAAGCTGTACCGGCACTGAGGAACGCCTGACATGATCAACATTCGCGCCATTGACGAACTTGCAGAACGACTGGCCACGGTCGTCCCGCCCGGTTTGGAAGCGGCCAAGGACGATCTGACCAAGACTTTTCGTGCGGTTTTGACCAGCAACCTGGACAAGTTGAACCTGGTACCGCGCGACGAGTTCGATGTGCAGCGGCTCGTGCTTCTTCGCACACGCGAGAAGCTCGAATCACTGGAGCGTCGTTTGGCAGAGCTTGAGGGGCGGCTGGGCAAGAGCTGAGTTTAACTCGGCGACTCCCATCCTTCCTTGACCCTGGTCCCCTTCGTGGGCGCCAACCAGGGTGGGATGAGCGATCATCAAAGCATTCTGATGTCTGGTTCGAGCCCAGCCTGACCCTTCGTGAGCGGGGTCCAGGTCGAATCGGCGGAGTCGTTGCGGGTGGTTTCAGGCCTGAAGGATCAGACCTGCCCCCGGGTGACGGCGACCTCGGCATATTCCCACGGCCGCCCCAACTCCCCCGGGGCGGCCGATTTTTTGACAGATGGATCTGTTTTGGGTCGCCATGAGTCTTGCTACGGTCCTGTCCCGGGCACCGATGGGCGTTGATGCGCCCGAGGTGACGGTTGAAGTCAATCTTTCCGGTGGCATGCCGGGCTTTTCGATTGTGGGGCTGCCCGAAGCCGCCGTGCGCGAAAGCCGCGACCGGGTGCGCGCTGCGCTCGTCAATGCACAGTTCGAGTTTCCACAACGGCACATCACCGTCAGCCTCGCGCCCGCCGATCTGCCGAAAGAAGGCAGCCGGTTTGATCTGGCGATTGCGCTCGGCATTCTGATTGCTTCAAGGCAACTGCCGGCGCGGGCGCTGGACGATTACGAATGCTATGGCGAGCTTGGCTTGTCTGGGCGACTGCGCGCCGTCTCGGCCTTGTTGCCGGCTCTGATCCAAACAGGCCAATGCCGGCGACGGGCCATCATCCCGGCCGCCAATCAAGACGATGCCGACTTGCTCCCCGAAGTACCGATCCAGACTGCTGCGCATCTTCTTGATATTTGCTCGGCGCTCAGCGGCCGTGGCCAATGGCCTGAACGTCCGCCTGCGCCAATCGAAACGCCGCCCGCCTTGCCGGATCTCGGCGATGTCCGCGGGCAGGCATTGGCCCGGCGCGCGCTGGAAATTGCCGCTGCGGGTCAACACAACCTATTGATGATCGGGCCGCCCGGCACCGGCAAGACCATGCTGGCCACGCGCTTGCCCGGCATCTTGCCGCCCATCATGCGGGACGAAGCGCTGGAGGTCGCCAGCATTGCGTCTTTGGCCGGGCTCGAATTGGGGTCTGTTCTGAACACCCGCCCGTTCCGTGCCCCGCATCACTCTGCGAGTGCCGTGGCGCTCGTTGGCGGCGGGTCGGTGCCACGTCCTGGCGAAGTGTCTTTGGCGCACCGCGGGGTGCTGTTCTTAGACGAGTTGCCGGAGTTCGACCGACGCGTTCTGGAAGTCCTGCGCGAGCCCCTGGAGTCCGGCAAGATCCTGATTTCGCGCGCGGCCCGGCAAGCTGAGTTTCCGGCCCGATTTCAGTTGGTCGCTGCGATGAACCCCTGCCCCTGTGGTTACGCAGGCGATCCGTCCGGTCGATGCCGGTGCAGCCCGGATGCCGTGTTGCGCTATCGGGCGCGCGTCTCGGGTCCGCTGCTCGATCGCATCGACTTGCACGTCGAAGTGCCCCGCGTCCCCGCCGAGCAGCTTCGCGCAGCCCAAGCAGCGGAGGCCAGTCAACCCGTTCGGCAACGCGTCATCGCGTGCCGCTCGCACCAGCTGCAGCGCCAAGGAGTCAGCAATGCCGAGCTGCAAGGTCAGGCCCTGAACCGACACGCCAGCTTGGCCGGCGCTGAACTGCGGCTCCTGGATCAAGCCGTGGAGCGACTCGGACTGTCAGCGCGCGCGCATCAGCGGATCTTGCGCGTGGCGCGGACGATTGCCGACCTTGCAGAATCGGAACACATAATCGCCGCACACCTGCTGGAAGCCATCAATTACCGCAAGTTGGACCGGCATGCGGTCTGAGGCAACGCAGATTCGATTCGGCCGCGGCCAAATCGCGCGATGGCCTTGATGCGTGTTGGCAATGCTGGGTTCAAGGTCGACTCCTTTTCTCATCAAACACGCCGTAACCCATTGGTTTTGCGAACCAATAGATTGCAGGCACTGACAATTCTGACCGCAAGTAACCCCCTCTCCAAGCCCTCCCCCGCGATCGCGGGGGAGGGAGCGCTCCCTCTCCCACGCGAGTGGGAGAGGGCTGGGGAGAGGGCTGGGGAGAGGGCTACTTGCCGCACTGCGCCGTCGCAAGAATCGCGCACCGTCGCTGATAGTTTGAGGCGCGAAAAAGCGCACCAAAGGGGCGGCTGGACTCCCGCGAGCGCGGGAAAGGGCTTGGGGAGCGGGCTACTTGCCACACTGCGCCGTCGTAAGAATCGCGCATTATCAACGACAGTTTGATACGCGAATAAGCGCACCATCGGTGCGACCACCCCTCCTTATGGCGCTCCGCGCTCGCTTGCGCGCATCTCGCCCGGACAAACCGACACCAGCGGTTGGCTGGACGCCGCAGCAAGAGCAGCGCGATCGACGCTGCTGGCGGCATCGCCAAACCGAATTCGGACGTTGTAGTTTTCGCCGTCCAAATCGCGCAGATTGCTGAGCCCCAGGTACTGAAGCAGACGCCCGTCGGTCCGCCGGTAGGTCGCATCGATGTGCGGCGCGAGAAATCCCCACCAGGCGCCGAGTGACAATCGGACCGTGATCAGAGCTGGATCGCCCGAATCGAGCGGGCGCACCTTGAATGCGATGGGCTTTTGGGTGGAGGGCACCAGAAACCGAATTGGCAATCCCTCGCCGCTCAGCAAGACTTGCCAATGCTCCTGCAGAAATCGATCGAAACCCGCATCGGCAATCAGCGGCGGCTCGCTTGGCGAACCCGGCACTTCGGCCTCGGTCAAAGGGCTTTCGCGATTGCGTCGGACAAAGACCATCCGGTTGCTGCCTGCCGTTCTGAGGCCTTCTTCATAACCGCTCCGGGCATCGCGAAGGTGAAAGTCAGGCGCCAACGGATGCACCCGGTAGTCCACTGTTTTGCTGGCAAATGCCTCACCACTGGGGCAACGATACTGAACGAAGCGCTGCACCAGGGTGTCGCCCTGCCACGTCAACCAATGCGCTTCCTGATACAGCAGCGCACCCGTGTCAGCCGCAAACGCCTGGCTCTGATCAAGCTCGAAGCGTGCAGCCGAAGTCGCCCCATGCACCGTGTGGGCGGACACCATCAAAGCCATGGCGAGTCGTAGCGGGCGGGAGCAGATGTGCATGGCCGCAATCTGCCCAACTGGTTGTGATGGATTGGCGATGAGCGCCTGAACTGCTTGTGATTGATACACGGCAGCGCATCCGAGGATGCTCCGGATGCGCCACCTGAACGCCTTCACATCGCGCGTTTGCCAAGGCTTAAGGCAGGCGCATCACCATGCCGGGCACGGGGGCCTCGGTCCCAGGTGGCAGCGCAACCGGCGCCGGTTCGCCAGCTGGTCCGAGCGCGCGCGCGTAGTGGTAGATCGCCCGCAAATCGTCGTCGTTCATCGCGCGAACGTTGAACCACGGCATTGGCGGTCGCGCCTCAAACCGGCGGGCGTGCTGCAGCCAGCTCGACTCATCCATGTTATGGAAGAACAGGCGCAGATTGCTCGCGTACGTCGTGCCCCAAGGGCCTGACCACGCAAACGCATCGCCCTTCAACCACTCCGACTCGGGCACGTGCCCATTGTTCGAGAGGTAACCCGGCGTGTGGCAATCGTTACAGCCGGATATCTGCACGAGATAGCGACCGCGGGCAACCAGCGCGGCTTCGTCGATGGCCGCTTGGCTCGGCGGTGCCGAGCGCACTGGCGCGATCCCTCCGGCCATGCTCGCCTGCACAATCAGTCCACCACCCGCCACCAACAGCGCGCCCATCACGATCACGATCCATTCCTTGCGATTCATCGTCTGCTCCTTCAGTGAGTTCGACCCGAGGCTCAAGTGCGCCAGAAACTGTTGACGCAATCAGGTCGTTGCCATGCCGAAAACGCAAGCGCACGGCGAATCGTGTCATTGCCAGTCAGCTGCCCGTCGATTCATGACTCATGGCAGGGGCTGACAGGTTTTGCATCGGCATGTCGTCAAGGCCGAAGCAACTACCTGGAGCGACACCATGAAACGGATCTTCTTTGTGGCCGCAATGGCCATCTTCACCTGCAACCCTGCCAAGGCCGAATGGTGGGTCGGCTTGCAGACCAGCGGCCAAACGACGCCCACCAACGCCATATCCATCTACGACTCCGAAGCGAGCGGCAACACCAGCCCGACACGAACTGTCGGGGGCGATGTCAGCAGCTTGCGTTCCATCGCCGACTTCACACGCGACGACCAGAACGATCAGATGGTGGTCGCCGATTTCCGCGGCAACCAGATCGTCCGCTTTGATCTGGCGAGCCAAGGCAACGCGGCGCCATTGCTGCGCTTCACGCATGCAGGCATGCAGCAACCACGGCGCATCATCGCGATTCCCGGCCACCACGAGTACGGCATCCTAGCTTCGACCACCTTGCTCTACATCGGAATGGACGCCGTCACCGGGGCGCCGATCACACGCGCCGGCAACTACACGCAAAGCGGATTGAACAACCCGTTTGGTCTCGCCTATATGCCGGCGACTGACGAAGTGGCCGTGGGCGACGTCGAAACGGTCGATGGCAGCAACGCCGGCGAGATTCGCTTCTTTGCCCGAACCGATGACGCGGCGTTGGCCACCACGCGTCGGTTGTTTGGCAGCAACACCCGACTCGGCATCTTTGTGTTGGGCTTGCGCCATGATCCGGTCCAGCACGAGCTCATCGCCCTGGTTCGCGACAATCCGGTCAATGGCCTGTTTCCTGGCCGCATCGTGGTGTTTACCGAAAGCGACGATGGCAACATCGCGCCGATTCGCGAAATTGCCGGCGACGCGACGCAATTGATCAACGTGAGCAGTCTCGGTTTTGATGCGGCGACTGGAGATATCAGCGTTGGCCTGGGCAGTCAGACGGTGCCGCTCGCTGTACTGATCTTCAATCGCAACGACCAAGGCAATGCCGCACCCAGAAAACGCTTGTCAGGCCCGCTGACCGGCTTGAATCTGCCCGACGCCGTTGGCGCCATCAGCTATGTTCCGGCGTCCAATCGGCTGTATCGGGATGGCTTCGAATAAATGCTGCTCTCACCGATGCTCGACTAGTACCTTCAGCATGATGAGGCAAGCTTCGTACCTCACAATGAGCGCGACCAAGAGGCCCGCGCTCACGCTGACAATTGGTCCTTGAGCCAGGCGCGCGCGAACCGGAGATCGCGATTTACGGTGGCAAGCGACACGTCAAGCGTCGCCGCCACGTCCTCCAAGCCGAGCCCCACCAGCCAATGCAATTCAATGACATCGGCCTTGCGCGCATCAAGCTTCCGAAGCGCGTTCATCGCCTCATGCAAATCACCGGCCTGGCCACTCATGCCTTCGCTGATTTCGCCAGCCGCCGCACCCAGCGTGAGATGTTGCTGACCGCCGCCCCGCTTCTCGGCCAAATCGTGGCGGGCCAGATCATGCAGATGATTGCGCATGGCCACTGCAACGGTCTTGAAAAAATGGGCGCGATCCGTCCAGCTCGCTTCAGCAGCAAGCAGATTCGCGATGACCTCATGCGCGAGTTCGGTGGGTGCCAGCGGCACGACCGAAGATTCGCGGCGAAGTCGCGCGCCCGCCAACTGTTTGATGCGCGCATAAACGGCCGCAAGAACCCGGTCGGCGGCTTGCTCGTCGCCCGCGCTCCAGGCCTGCAACCATTGCGTGAGTTGATGGGCGTCAGCGTCTGACATGGCAGCATCGACATGCGGAAAAGGCCAAAGCTACTGGTTCTTGGCGAGTCGGGCAACGTTTGATATCGGACCAGCCTGACGTGCTGGGGCGGGTTTCGAGTCCGGAGATGCGCCGGACTCGAAACGAATGGCGTTGAACATGAGGTTCAACGCCATTCATGCCGAATCAACAGCCCCAGCCGCTACAATGGCAAGCCCTCGATTTGATGCCTGCCCTAGTGAGTCTGAATCCTGAACAACGCGCCGCCGTGCACTATCTGGCCGGCCCCTTGCTGGTGCTTGCGGGCGCGGGCTCGGGCAAGACGCGGGTCATTACCGAAAAGATTGCCGAACTGCTGCGGAGCGGCCATCAGGCCGAGCGCATTGCGGCGATCACGTTTACGAACAAGGCCGCGCGGGAAATGCGCGAGCGCGTTGCCAAGCTGATCAGCAAAGAGGCCGCCGAAACGCTCCAGGTCAGCACGTTCCATGCACTCGGCCTGCGCTTCTTGAGCATGGAACACGCAGCTGCGGGATTGCGGCGCGGCTTTACGGTGCTCGATGCGGACGACTCGTTTGGCATCTTGAAAGACTTAAGCCCCAAGGCGCAAAAGAGCGACGTCTACGACTTGCTGCGGCAGCTGATTGGTCGGGCCAAGGACGAAGGGCTCACGCCCGAACAAGCATTGAAAGCAGCGCGCAGTCCACGAGAATTGCAGGCCGCGGAAATCTACCAGGCCTATCAGCAGCGCTTGCAGACCTTCAACGCAGTCGATTTCGATGACCTGATCGCCTTGCCGGAGCGTGTGCTGCGCGAGCAGGAGGCCGTGCGTCTGCGCTGGCGCGAAAAGCTCAGCTATGTGCTGGTGGACGAATATCAGGACACCAACCGCACGCAGTATCGCCTGCTGAAAGAACTGGTCGGACCGCGCGGCGCGTTTACCGCCGTCGGTGACGACGATCAGAGCATCTATGCGTGGCGTGGCGCGAATCCGGAAAATCTGAACCAACTCACCGTCGACTACCCCCACCTCAAGGTCATCAAGCTGGAGCAGAACTACCGCTGCTCGGGGCGCATTTTGCGCTGCGCGAATGCGGTCATCGGCAACAACCCACATCTGTTCGAGAAGCGACTTTGGAGCGCCCATGGCGAGGGCGATCACATTCGCATTCTGAACTGTCGCGACGATCAACATGAGGCCGAGCGTATTGCGGCCGAGATCGTATACAAGCGCGAACAGCAGAAGGCCTTGTGGTCCGATTTTGCGATTCTTTATCGTGGCAATCACCAGGCTCGGGCGCTGGAGCAGGCGCTGCGGCTGGCGCGCGCGCCGTATCACCTCTCGGGTGGCCAGGCGTTCTTTGACCGCGCTGAAGTGCGCGATGTGCTGGCCTACCTGCGCCTGATCGCCAACCCGGACGATGACGCCGCATTTTTGCGCGCGGTGCAAGTCCCAAAACGCGAAATCGGCACCATCACGCTGGAGAAGCTGGCCACACTTGCGGGCAGCAAGCACGTGAGTCTCTTGAAGGCGGCTGAGAGCATCGAAGTACAGAAGCAACTGGCCGCGCGCCCCGGCGCGCAGATCGCCGAATTCGCCGGCTTGTTTCGACACTGGCGGGAGGCCGCGACGCGCATGGGCGCGGGGGACTTGACCGCACTGGTCATTCAGGAATCCGGCTATGCCCAGCATTTGGTGGCGGGCCTGCGCGACCCCGAATCGAAAGCCCGGCGCGAGGAGAACATGCAGGAGTTGGTAAGGTTTCTGCGTGAATCCGACAAAGGTCGCGACGGCTTGTCCGCCTTGGCCAATCAGCTCGCATTGATCAGCTTTTCCGATCGCGACGATCCGGGCAACGCGGTGCGCTTGTCCACCTTGCACGCATCCAAGGGTCTTGAGTTCCGGCATGTCTGGTTGGTCGGGGTGGAGGATGGAACTCTGCCGCACCAGGGTGCGATCGACGAAGGTCGACTCGAAGAGGAACGCCGACTGTTCTACGTCGGCATCACGCGCGCGAAAGAATCGCTGACGATGAGCGTGTCGCAGCAGAAAAAGCGCTTTGGCGAAATGGAACGCCTGAAGCCGAGCCGCTTTCTGCGCGAATTGCCCGAGACGGATGTGCGCCAGGAGGGCGACGACCCCGAGCGCGAAGCCGAAGAGAAGCGCGAGCGCAACCTGTCGCACTTTGCTCGGATTGCCGACCTGCTGAAATGAAGCGCATCCTGTTTCTGTTGCTTATGGTGGTCATCGCGGTCGGCGGTTGCCGTTCGGTCTATTTTGGTGCGTTGAACGCAGCGGCCGATAGTGAGCGCCTGGCTCCCGAGTCATTCGAGTTCGATACCGAACACCAACTAGCACTCGATGTGTATCGCCCGGCAACCTGTCAGAACGCGCCAGTATTGGTGTTCTTCTACGGCGGCA
It contains:
- a CDS encoding ECF-type sigma factor, encoding MSDADAHQLTQWLQAWSAGDEQAADRVLAAVYARIKQLAGARLRRESSVVPLAPTELAHEVIANLLAAEASWTDRAHFFKTVAVAMRNHLHDLARHDLAEKRGGGQQHLTLGAAAGEISEGMSGQAGDLHEAMNALRKLDARKADVIELHWLVGLGLEDVAATLDVSLATVNRDLRFARAWLKDQLSA
- a CDS encoding efflux RND transporter periplasmic adaptor subunit — protein: MIRPILMTTLCCALLSACGASEEAALTETIIERPWRETLVATGEIKAVERTVLKVPGTNWEQRRIIWMVPDGSRVKQGEVLVRFDAPDAQIKFDQSSLELLRTALKQAETKASADVAQAGLQTELAQVDTDLTISNRYANADVGAFARNQILDAVQDLDFLKDKRGYLGWREDQTSVRNQNAEALLDAQGKSVRTQVDRAKQSLSELDVTAPNDGVFKLQTNWDGSKSQVGSSLWASEDFAEIPNESAMLVTFSVPQALASGMAVGMAVEARFAGINETIPLKLSRVGANASTRDRRSPVKFVDLDAAIPEAVVKQHGLAAGQAVRAEIVLVDEAKALSVPNLALEQKGEQFFVRLAGQTDQPVPVEVGRRAQARSEIKSGIAAGAVVLLTDVLETKPEPDAPAAEKKDKRA
- a CDS encoding accessory factor UbiK family protein; translation: MINIRAIDELAERLATVVPPGLEAAKDDLTKTFRAVLTSNLDKLNLVPRDEFDVQRLVLLRTREKLESLERRLAELEGRLGKS
- a CDS encoding ABC transporter permease; translation: MNMALLKEAAQELGRRKLRTLLTLLGMIFGVGAIVAMLAVGEGSKREALKMVAELGLNNILVRAKDIDQDTLKDLRNRSLGLTLADAQAASLVVPGAQSVSVYKTVLLNQLTAGSRVRADAELLGVSTTYLEHAGLSLADGRWLTDEDQLNQAPVVVLGAKLADELFPNGQAVGQALKANHVWLQVVGVTAHRDLGKNEFEGVKLGLDAERLFTPIESALQRFKLQPMDDQIDQISLQLGEGQAPEAAARVLQQLISDRHAEADDYTLIVPAGLYRQQQQTQRIFTIVMSSIAAISLIVGGIGIMNIMLANVLERKREIGLKRAIGARRQDVIDQFLAESLVISVTGALAGLLFGILVAYVIAFLAGWTVAWSPILTLLAVAVCIAVGVAFGVYPARRAAALDPISALRTDG
- a CDS encoding ACP phosphodiesterase, which codes for MNHLAHFWLADDDPLHRLGVALGDFWRGGIPPHWPERLRDGLAWHREVDRLTDSHPESVRVRQLFQAPHRRFAPILLDLWCDHWLARELAADDDLRLGALSRDYLASLGTAIAEMTGQLVWPDHFERFVAWLGQDAVLPGYRHPTGIQQALRGISRRLSRTNPVADSWPLLVQHQAELDELARILLFDLRQHRQAGTHARIKLV
- a CDS encoding UvrD-helicase domain-containing protein: MPALVSLNPEQRAAVHYLAGPLLVLAGAGSGKTRVITEKIAELLRSGHQAERIAAITFTNKAAREMRERVAKLISKEAAETLQVSTFHALGLRFLSMEHAAAGLRRGFTVLDADDSFGILKDLSPKAQKSDVYDLLRQLIGRAKDEGLTPEQALKAARSPRELQAAEIYQAYQQRLQTFNAVDFDDLIALPERVLREQEAVRLRWREKLSYVLVDEYQDTNRTQYRLLKELVGPRGAFTAVGDDDQSIYAWRGANPENLNQLTVDYPHLKVIKLEQNYRCSGRILRCANAVIGNNPHLFEKRLWSAHGEGDHIRILNCRDDQHEAERIAAEIVYKREQQKALWSDFAILYRGNHQARALEQALRLARAPYHLSGGQAFFDRAEVRDVLAYLRLIANPDDDAAFLRAVQVPKREIGTITLEKLATLAGSKHVSLLKAAESIEVQKQLAARPGAQIAEFAGLFRHWREAATRMGAGDLTALVIQESGYAQHLVAGLRDPESKARREENMQELVRFLRESDKGRDGLSALANQLALISFSDRDDPGNAVRLSTLHASKGLEFRHVWLVGVEDGTLPHQGAIDEGRLEEERRLFYVGITRAKESLTMSVSQQKKRFGEMERLKPSRFLRELPETDVRQEGDDPEREAEEKRERNLSHFARIADLLK
- a CDS encoding YifB family Mg chelatase-like AAA ATPase, coding for MSLATVLSRAPMGVDAPEVTVEVNLSGGMPGFSIVGLPEAAVRESRDRVRAALVNAQFEFPQRHITVSLAPADLPKEGSRFDLAIALGILIASRQLPARALDDYECYGELGLSGRLRAVSALLPALIQTGQCRRRAIIPAANQDDADLLPEVPIQTAAHLLDICSALSGRGQWPERPPAPIETPPALPDLGDVRGQALARRALEIAAAGQHNLLMIGPPGTGKTMLATRLPGILPPIMRDEALEVASIASLAGLELGSVLNTRPFRAPHHSASAVALVGGGSVPRPGEVSLAHRGVLFLDELPEFDRRVLEVLREPLESGKILISRAARQAEFPARFQLVAAMNPCPCGYAGDPSGRCRCSPDAVLRYRARVSGPLLDRIDLHVEVPRVPAEQLRAAQAAEASQPVRQRVIACRSHQLQRQGVSNAELQGQALNRHASLAGAELRLLDQAVERLGLSARAHQRILRVARTIADLAESEHIIAAHLLEAINYRKLDRHAV